The window TGGCGGCCCTGCGGCGGTACCTGCCCGCGCTCATCGAGAAGGGCTACCGGCCGACGGTTCCGCGGCGCGTCTGAACGCGGGGGAGGTCCGGTGCCGGAGGTGTACCGCGTCTGCGCCGGCCTCCCGGGTCCCAGGCCGGAGACGCGAGTGTCCGCCCCGTTCCCCGGGGCTCGCGGGGTACGGGACGGACGCGGGGCCCCGGCGGGCCAGCGGCCGTCGACGGGGCCGGGAGCCGGAACCCTCAGCGCGTCTCGACGAGCCGGGCGAAGACCACCACGTTGCCGTCGTAGCCGTCGGCCTTGGTGTAGCCCCCGCCGCACGTGATGACGCGCAGCTCGGCGTAGCCGGTGTCGCCGTACACCCGGGGGCCCGGGAAGTCGTTCTTGGCGAACACCTCGACGCCGTAGATCTCGAACACCGCGGTGCGGTCGTCGTAGCGGGACACCTCGATGTGCTGGCCCTTGCTGAGTGATCCGAGCCCGTAGAAGACGGCGGGCCCCGCCAGGTTGTCCACGTGGCCGACGAGGACGGAGGTTCCGCGCTGGCCGGGCGCGATGCCGTTCTGGTACCAGCCGGCGAGGTTGGGGTCCTGGGCGGGCGGTGCCTCGATCCAGCCGGCGGGGTCCAGATTGACGTCCACGATGGGGGCGTCGACCTGGATCGAGGGGATCTGTACGCGCTGGGCCGGTGCGTAGGCCAGGGGCTGCACCGGCTCGCCTCCGGCCGGGGCGGACGGCGGCGTGTCCCGCGGGCCGGCCACCGAGGCCGCGGCGGCGGGCTGCGGCGGTCCGGGTGAGGTCTCCGCGCCGTTGCGCATCAGTGCGAGCCCGGTGAGCATCACCAGGGCGATCGCGCCCCACGGTGTGTACCTGATCCGCTCGCCGCCCCACTGGTCCCGGCCCATGGTTCTCCCTTCGTCGCGACATCGCCACGCTAGGCGGGGGCATCCGGGGCGGCTATCGGAGAGGCGCGAACGGGTGGGGCCGGCTGCGTCGTCTTCTCATCGGAGTAATGAGCGGATAAAAGTTCTGACGGTCCGTGACCTGCGCGTCCGTCAGATCCAGGCAGGGGTGCGCGGCGTGTCGGTACCCGAGGTGGAGCAGTGCCGAAGTGCGCGCCTTGCGCTATGTGGTGAGGGTTCGTCATGGGATGCGTTCTCTTCGACAGATCCCGGAGAATCAGGACTCCGGGGCACGCTTCCCGCTGGAGGTTCAACGATGCGTGCTTCACGCGCTCTCGCGGTGACCGCGACCGCCTTCGCGGCGGTCGGGCTGGCCGCCCCGCTGGCCGCCGCCGGCGGCGGCCCTGGCAGCAACCCGAACAACTTCCCGACCAACGTCACCGTCAACCCGTCCTCGGTCCACCAGGGCGCCACGATGCAGGTGAGCGCGGAGGGCTGCGGCCGGTCCGGCGGCAGGGTGTGGTCGAACGCCTTTCCGACGGTGAACCTCTCCCCGGGCCGCGTCGGTTACGCCACGGCGCGCATTCGCAACGACGCGACACCGGGGCAGTACAGCCTGTCGGTTCGGTGCAACAACAGCGACAACAACTTCGGCGGCAACGGCGGGAACGGTGGGAACGGCGGGAACGGCGGCAACGGGGGTGACGGCGGCAACGGCAACGACCGCGGAAACGACCGTGGCAACGGCAACGGCAACGGCAACGGCAGCGACCGTGGCGACCGGGGCAACGAGTTCGGTAACCGCGGTGACCAGAACGACTCGGTCGCCACGGCCCGCTTCACCGTGCTCCCGTCCCGGGGCGCGCAGGGCGGCCTCGGCGGCTCCATGGGTCCCAGCTCGGTCGAGATGCAGGTGGGCGGCGGACTCGTCGCCGCGGCAGCCCTGGGTGGTGCCGTCTTCGTCGTACGCCGCCGGATGAGCAATGCGGCGATCTGACGCGTCGAACCTCCTGCCCGGCCCGATACGCCCGTCGCCCCGAGTCCTGGACCAGGACCCGGGGCGACTGTCGTGTGTTCGTTCGAACGAGGCGCCGTGCCGTCAGTGCTGACGGCCGGTGCGCCGCCTGCGCAGGACGTAGACCGCGCCGGCCGCTGCCGCCGCCACCAGGGCCGACCCGGCGGCGATCTCCGTGGGGTCCATGGTGTCGACGCTGCCACCGAGGCCGCCCAGGACTCCGGCGGGAGACGCGGTGGAGCTGGTGGTGGGCGTGGTCGTGGGGGTGGTCGAGCCCGAAATCGTCAGATTCGCCGACCGGGTGGTCGTCCCGCAGCGGAAGGTCACCTCGTAGACGGCACCTCTCCTGGCCTCCCGGTCGACCATGGCGGTCGCCGACCTGCCCCGCGGGATGGTCGTCGTGTCGAACACACCCGAGAACGCGGTCGCGTCGCTGGTGCAGCCCATGGCACCGAGGGTGACCGAGCCTCCCGGCGCGACCGTCGACGGGGTGATGGTCGGAGTGAACGAGGTGGATGTGCCGCCGGTGAGCGAATGGGCCGACGCGGCAGGTGTCATCGACAGGAAGGCGGCGGCGCCCAGCAGGGCGACGGGTGCGACACGTATCGCGCGCATGGTGAAATCCTCCGGGTCCCGAGGGGCAGCCGCGGAACGGGTTTCCGCGAGGTATGAGAAATGCACCTCGATTCCCGAAACGGTAGAAGCGCCGCATATCACCCGCGATCGGGGTCAGGCGAATGGGGCAGCCATGTCCCCCGGCCGGCGGACCGGGCCGGGGGAGCGGTGGGGTCCGGTGCGTGGCTATCCGCCCGTGGCGTGCGGGAACAGGTCGACGAACGGGGCCGTCGTCGCGGAGATGCCCCGGCCGAAGGGGGCGTCGAAGTCCCAGATCAGGAAGAGCAGGAAGGCAATGAGGACGCTGAAGAGGCCGGCCAGGAGGAGTTCGCGGAACGTTCTGCGGATCTGCAGCGTGAAGATCAGCCCGACCGTGACCAGAGCTCCCGTGATCAGGCCGAACCAGACGACCCCCGGCATGGTCGCGCCCGCGTTCTGCCCCCGTGATCCCCGGGCGTCGTCGACGGCGGCGACCTGGTCCACCAGTGGCTGGTAGGCCTGCCCCTCGTGGTCGTTGCGGGGTTTGTACTCGGTGACGTCGGCGCGCACCCGGTCGAGGAGCCTGGTGCCTTCCTCGGTGAGCGCCCCGTGGTCCGTCATGTACCTCCATTCGTCACCCACGACATGCGCGACATAGGCGTCGACGTCGCTGCGGATGCGGTCGCGGACCTCCACCGGGTAGACGGCGGAGCGGGCGCTGACCTCGTGCAGGGCCTGTGCCTCGAGGCGTACGGATTCCTGGGCGGCGCTGCGGCCCTCCCAGACGCCGGCGATGGCGAGGCCGAGCACGATCGCGTAGACGACGCCGATCATCATCGTCATGTACTCGATGACGTCGGGTGTCTCGGAGGGGTCGTCGTCCTCCGCGAGCCGGCGATTGCTGAGGACTGCGATGGTCAGGACGACGGCGCACGCCGACGCCATGGCAATGGTCAGAACAAGCCATTCCGACATGGGATCCCTTCCTGGGTCAGCGGGAGGAGCGGGGGCGCAGCACGGCCACGGCGAACACGGCCGGCGCGGTGATCAGAAGGGTGAGAGACACCAGTGACGGTCCGGACCGCGGTGTCTTGCGGGGTGGCTTGCGGTAGGCCGGCAGCGCCACCGGTGCGGGTGGGGCGGGGCGTGCGCTGGGTGGCGGCGGCGGTGCGGGCTCCGGCTTCGGCGGGGGCGGCGGTGGTGGTGCGGGCGGAGGGGGAGGTTCGGGCGCGGGCGGTGCTGGTGGAGGAGGCGGAGGGGGCGGGGGAGGCGGAGGTGGTGGAGGCGGGGGCGGAGGCGGTGGTGGAGGTGGAGGCGGGGGCGGAGGCGGTGGTGGAGGTGGAGGCGGGGGCGGTGGGGGAGGCGGCGGTTCGGGTTCCGGTTCGGGCTCGCCGATGACCGCCGTGCACCGCCCCTCACCCGAGACGGCGATGGACGATCCGTCCTCCCCCTGCCCGATGGAGGCCACCGCGCAGTCGTCACCGAAGGCGGGCGGCGGGACGGCGAGCAGCACGAGCAGGGTGGTCGCTGTCAGCCGCCATATGCGTGATCCGTACACGCCGGGGAGCATGTTCCCCGCAGCCGCCGGACACGCGGCCGACCGAGGTGATTCCCCTGATGGTGGGGACATCCGGGGATTCGTGTTTGGACCCGGCAGAAGTTTCTCGGCGATGAATTGAACATCTGGACCCCGGCCGCCCGTACCTAGGGCCACGAAAGGCGCGGACTCGCGTCCCGGACGGCAGAAGGACAACGGGAGTCGACATGAATACCTGGCGGAACGCCTCTCTCGCGGTGACCGCGGCGGCCCTCCTGGCGCTGACGACGGCGTGCGGTCAGGAGCAGGGACCCGCGTCACCCAACGGCCAGCCGGTGGGCAACGCGGCCGCCCAGGCGCCGGCCGACAGCGGTTACGGCTCGGACGGCGGCTACGGATCCGACGTGGGGGCGGACAGCGCGCCCAAGGAGGCAGGCCAACTCGCGGTGTGGGACAGCAAGAAGCTCGGCGAGGTGCTGACCGACAGCGAGGGCTTCACGCTCTACCGGTTCGACAAGGACACGGCCGAACCGCCCAAGTCGAACTGCGAGGGGGACTGCGCGAAGACGTGGCCGGTGGTGTCGGCGGGCAACGCCACGGCCGCCGCGGGGACCGATGCCGACCTCATCGGAGAGGTGACGCGTGCCGACGGCACCAAGCAGCTCACGGTCGGCGGCTGGCCGATGTACCGCTACGCCAAGGACACCGGCCCCGGTGAGACCAACGGCCAGGGCGTCGGCGGCACGTGGTTCGTCTCGGCTCCCGACGGAAAGAAGGCGGTGGCGAACGCCGACGGAGCGGATGCCGCCGAGCCGGCCGACCTCGCGGGACTTTCGGTCCGGAAGGACCCGAAACTCGGAGACATCGTGGTGGACAAGCGCGGTATGACGGTTTACCGCTTCAAGAAGGACTCGGCGTGGCCGATGAAGTCGGCCTGCACGGGTGAGTGCCTCAAGAAATGGCCGGTTGTCGCTCCCGTGTCGAAGAACGACGTCGACGGAGTCACGACGAAGGGATTCGTCACCTTCAACCGGCCCGACGGGATCAAGCAGCAGTCGATCGACTGCTGGCCGGTGTACACCTTCTCCGGCGACGCGAAGCCCGGGGACACCAACGGCCAAGGTGTCGGGGGCACATGGTACGCCGTCTCGCCCGAGGCGAAGCTCGTGGGAGCCCCGAAGTAGCCGTCGGGAGACCCTGCGGTACCGGTCCGTCGCCGCATGCGTACACACGGCGACGGACCTGCCCCACATGCCTGCGGTGTGTGACCAATAACGGATCTCTAATTTCCGTTTCCACTCGCTCTCCTGGCGGTCGATCAGTAGCCTCTGGTCAACACTGACCATGAACATGGCCGGATCGCCGTGGCGACTTGTTGGAGACATCGATGGAGCGTCCCGCCTGGGCACCGCAGGGCATTGACATCTCGGTGCCGAGCGTGTCTCGCATGTACGACTTCTATCTGGGCGGTTCGCACAATTTCGAGGTGGACAGGGAAGCGGCCCGCAAGGCCATGGAGTTCATGCCGGGTCTGCCCAAGGTCATGCAGGCGAATCGCGCGTTCATGCGCCGGGCGGTGCAGTACGCCACCGCTTCGGGTGTCAATCAGTTCCTCGACATAGGCTCCGGTATCCCGACCTTCGGCAATGTGCACGAGGTCGCCCAGGCCAGCGACCCGGAATCACGGATCGTCTACGTCGACCACGACCCGGTCGCGGTCGCACACAGCCAGGCGGTCCTGGAGGGCAACGACCGGGCGGTCGTCGTCGCGGCCGATCTCCGCTCGCCGAAGGAGATCCTGGAGAACCCGGAGATCAACGCCCTCCTCGATCTCGACAAGCCGGTGGCTCTGCTGCTGGTCGCGGTCCTCCACTTCATCGAGGACGCCGACGACCCCTACGGCGCGGTCGCGGAGCTGAGCGCGGCACTGGTCCCCGGCAGCCTGCTCGTCCTGACACACGCCTCGTACGAGGGCATCCCGCTCTCCCAGGAGGAGGCCGGCGGGACGGTCGGCGTCTACCGCACCATCCGCAGCCCCCTGGTCATGCGGACCCGCGCCGAGGGCAGCCGCTTCTTCGACGGGTACGAGATGGTCGAGCCCGGCCTGGTCTCCATGCCCGACTGGCGCCCCGAGTCCCCCGGGTCCCGCGCCCAGGAGGACCCCTTCGCCTTCTCGGGCTTCGCCGGGGTTGGACGCAAGGCGTGAGCATTCCCGCCCAGTCGTCCGGCGCGCCGGACGCGGAACCCGACGGCCCCGAAGGCCGCCTCAGAAGATTCGCCACCATCTGGAGCAGGGCGATCTTCCCCTCCACGGCGACCTCCCTGACCCGGCCGGAGTTCGAGGAGCACCTGCTGCCGCTGGCCCGGGAGCTCGACCGGGCCCTGCACGCACGCGCCTTCGACGCCACGCCGGCACACGGTGTGGGGGCGTCGCTGGTCGCCGCGCACTGCACGGACCCCGACGCGCTGAGTTCCACGCTCGGCGTCGTCGACTCCTACCTCGTGCTCTACTGCGGCGGCAACGGTCCCGTCGAGCTGTCGACGGAGGACAGCCGGGCCCGCTGCGCCCGCATCCAGCACGCCCTCGCCGGCGGCTTCAGCCAGGCACTGCGCGAGCGCACGCTCGCCGAGCAGGAGGCGATCGCCCGCTCGGCCCTCACCGCCCGCTCGCAGGCCGAACAGGCCCTGCACGCCACCGAGGCGCGCTTCCGCGCGGTCTTCAAGGACGCCGCCATAGGGATCGGCATCGCCGACCTCGACGGCAACATCCTGGAGATCAACGACACCCTCACCAAGATGTTCGGCGGCCTGGAGAACCACGTCCGCAGCCACAAGGTGAACGAGTGGGTCCACCCCGAGGACTCGCCGCACGTCTGGAAGTACTACGACGAACTCGTACGCGGCGAGCGCGAGCACTACAGCGTCGAGAAGCCCTACTACCGCAACGACGGCACGGTGCTGTGGACCAACCTCACCGTGTCCCTGCTGCGGGACGCCGAGGGCCGGCCCGAGTACCAGCTCGCCCTGATGGAGGACACGACCGAGCGGCGGCTGCTCAACCTCCGCCTGCGCTACGAGGCCACGCACGACGCGCTCACCGGGCTCCCCAACCGGACGCTGTTCTTCGAGCGTCTGGAGAAGGCGCTGGCGCCGAGGGAAGGCATGCGCTTCGGGCTCTGCTACCTCGACCTGGACGGCTTCAAGGCGATCAACGACAGTCTGGGCCACGCCGCCGGTGACCGGCTCCTGGTCGAGGTCGCCGACCGGCTGCAGAGCTGCGCGACCGCCCCCGGGGAGATGGTGGCCCGGCTCGGCGGCGACGAGTTCGTCGCCCTCACCACCGGGCCGCGCACCCAGGACGAGGTCCACGAGCTCGCGGGCCGCATCCTCTCGGCCCTCGCCACACCGGTCCGCCTCGACGGCAGGGAACTGACCGTACGGGGATCCATCGGCGTGGTCGAGGGCCCGTCGGGCGAACGCAGCGCGGCCGAGGTGCTGCGGAGCGCCGACATCACGATGTACCGGGCCAAGGCGGCGGGCGGGAACCGCTTCGCGCTCGCCGACGCCGAGTCGGACGCCCGGGCCATCACCCGGCACGGGCTCACCACGGCTCTGCCGGCGGCGCTCGACCGCGGCGAGTTCTTCATCGAGTACCAGCCGCTGGTGCACCTCGGTGACGGAAGCGTGCACGGCGCGGAGGCACTGGTCCGCTGGTGCCACCCCCAGCACGGGGTGCTCGGCCCGGACCGGTTCATCCCGCTCGCCGAGCACACCGGGCTGATCGTGCCCCTCGGCCGCTGGGTCCTGGAGGAGTCCGTACGTCAGGCGAACTTCTGGCAGGAACGTCACACCGACGGCGGCCCCCTGCGGATCAACGTCAACCTCTCACCGACACAGCTGCACCACCCCCGGCTGGTCGCCGAGACCGTGGACGTCCTGGAGCGATCGGGCCTGGAGCCGGGGGCCCTCTGCCTGGAGGTCACCGAGTCCGCGCTGATCGGCGCCGACGACGATCTGCTCAAGCCGCTGCGCCAACTGGCCGAGATGGGCGTCGACATCGCCCTGGACGACTTCGGCACCGGCTACTCGAACCTGGCGAACCTGCGCCGTCTGCCGGTGAGCGTGCTGAAGCTGGACCGTTCCTTCACCCAGGGCATGCAGCACCACCCCGCAGACCCGGTCGACCTGAAGATCGTCGAGGGCATCGTCTCGCTCGCGCACAGCCTGGACCTCGCCGTCACGGTCGAGGGGGTCGAGACCCGGGCCCAGGCGGACCAGCTGCGACAGCTGGGCTGCGACACCGCCCAGGGGTGGTACTACGCGCGTCCGGGCGCCCCGGACGCGATCCACGCGCTCCTGCTGGCCGACGCGGTCTGACGGGTCCCTCCCTCAGCCGCCGGCCGGGTCCGGCCCGCCGGCGGCCGCGGGCGCGACGGGCGGCTCCGACCCCAGCAGCATCCGCTGCAGCTCGCGGGCCGCACGCGGCGGCTCGACGTCGCTGCGGTGCGCGAGGGCGATCGTGCGCCGCAGCGACGGGGTGGCCAGCGGTGTCGTACGCAGGTCGTGGCCTGCCCGGACGGCGACCATGCGGGGCACCACCGCAATGCCGAGGCCTGCCCGGACGAAGCCCAGGACCGCGTCCATCTCGCCGCCCTCGACCGTGAACGTGGGCTCGAAACCCTCCGCGCGGCAGGCGGCGACCGTCAGCTCGCGGAGGTCGTAGCCGTGCCGGAACATCACCAGCGGTTCGTTCTCGAGGTCGGCGACCGTCACCGAGCCCTTGCGCCCCGGTGCCGGGCGGGAGGCCGACGACACCACCACGAGGTCCTCGTGCAGCAGCTCCACCGTGGTCAGTGCCGGTGAACCGGCGGGAAGCGGCAGGACGAGCAGGGCGAGGTCCAGGGCGCCGCGTGCGAGTTGCCGCACCAGGTCGTGGGAGCCCCCCTCCTCGATCAGCAACTGGATTCCGGGGTGCTCGGCGTGGAAGGCGCGGAGCACGTCCGGCAGCAGGCCCGTGCAGACGCTGGGGGTGGCGCCGAGCCTGATCCGGCCCCGGCGCAGCTGCACGAGTTCCTGCACCTCGTGCCGCGCGGTGTCCGCGTCCGCGAGGATCCTGCGGGCCAGTGGCAGCAGGGCCTCGCCGGCGTCGGTGAGCGCGATGTTCCCCCTGGCCCGGCTGAAGAGTTCCGCGCCCAGCTCGTTCTCCAGGGCCTTGATCTGCTGCGAGAGCGAGGGCTGCGACACGTGCACGTCCTCGGCGGCCCGGGTGAAGTGCCTGGCCTCGGCCACCGCGACGAAATAGGCGAGCTGCTGGAAGTGCATGAGGACGACCCTAGACGACTCCATAGGTAATGCCTATGGATATGACTGTTCTCATGACTTGGACTGATGGTGCCCTTCGGATCTAGCGTCGTGCCCATGGCATTGGCAACGCGGGCGGACCGACGGCCGTCCATGACGCGTACGCTCTGGGACTCGACCGTCGGCAAGAAGACGATCATGGCTGTGAGTGGCCTGATCATGCTCGGCTATCTGGTCGTCCACATGCTGGGCAACCTGAAGATCTTCTTCGGATCCGACGAGTTCAACCACTACGCGCACTGGCTCAGGACCATCGGCGAGCCCTTCCTGCACTACGAGTGGGCGCTCTGGATCATCCGGGTCGTGCTCGTCGCGGCCGTCGTGATGCACGCCGTCTCCGCGTACCAGCTGAGCCGCCGCGACCTCCGGGCCCGCCCGACCGCGTACGTGCACAAGAAGGCGCGGGCGAGCTATGCCACGCGCACCATGCGCTACGGCGGCGTCATCCTCGCGCTCTTCATCGTCTGGCACATCCTCGACCTGACGACCGGCACGGTGCACACCGGCGGATTCCAGCACGGCCACCCGTACCAGAACGTGATCGACACCTTCTCGACCTGGTGGGGCAACGTCGTCTACATCGTCGCCGTGACCGCCCTCGGCCTGCACGTCCAGCACGGATTCTGGAGTGCGGCACAGACCCTCGGGGTGGGCAACGCGACCAGGGACCGCGTCCTGAAGACCCTCTCCAATGCCCTCGCAGTGGTGCTGACGGCCGGTTTCGTCTCCGTGCCCGTCGCCGTGATGACCGGAGTGGTGAGCTGACATGAGCGACTACACGAACTACACGACCGGTGAGCCCGTCATCGACGCCAAGGCGCCCGGCGGCCCGGTCGCCGACCGCTGGGACACCCGCCGCTTCGAGGCGAAGCTCGTGAACCCGGCCAACCGCCGCAAGCACACCGTCATCGTCGTCGGCACCGGTCTGGCGGGCGGCTCGGCAGGTGCGACCCTGGCCGAACAGGGCTACCACGTCGTCCAGTTCTGCTTCCAGGACTCACCGAGGCGGGCCCACTCCGTCGCCGCCCAGGGCGGGATCAACGCGGCCAAGAACTACCGCAACGACGGAGACTCCGTCCACCGGCTCTTCTACGACACCGTCAAGGGCGGAGACTTCCGCGCCCGCGAGTCCAACGTCCACCGCCTCGCGGAGATCTCCGTGGAGATCATCGACCAGTGCGTCGCCCAGGGCGTCCCCTTCGCCCGTGAGTACGGGGGCCTCCTCGACAACCGCTCCTTCGGCGGAGTCCAGGTCTCCCGCACCTTCTACGCCCGCGGCCAGACGGGCCAGCAGCTCCTGCTCGGCGCCTACCAGGCACTCTCCCGGCAGATCGCGGCCGGCAACGTCGAGCTGCACTCCCGCACGGAGATGCTCGACCTGATCGTCGTCGACGGCAAGGCGCGCGGCATCGTGGCCCGCGACCTCGTCACCGGGAAGATCGACACCTACTTCGCCGACGCGGTCGTCCTGGCCAGCGGCGGCTACGGCAACGTCTTCTACCTGTCGACGAACGCGATGAACTCCAACGCCACCGCGATCTGGCGGGCCCACCGCCGCGGAGCCTACTTCGCCAACCCCTGCTTCACCCAGATCCACCCCACGTGCATCCCGCGCACCGGTGACCACCAGTCGAAGCTGACCCTCATGAGCGAGTCGCTCCGCAACGACGGACGGATCTGGGTCCCCAAGGTCAAGGGCGACGACCGCCCGGCGAACGAGATTCCCGAGGACGAGCGCGACTACTACCTGGAGCGCATCTACCCGGCCTTCGGCAACCTCGTGCCCCGCGACATCGCCTCGCGCGCCGCCAAGAACGTCTGCGACGAGGGACGGGGCGTCGGGCCCGGCGGACAGGGCGTCTACCTCGACTTCGCCGATGCCATCGCGCGGATGGGCCGGAAGGCGGTCGAGGAGAAGTACGGCAACCTCTTCGACATGTACGCCCGGATCACCGCGGAGAACCCGTACGAGACGCCCATGCGGATCTATCCGGCCGTCCACTACACGATGGGCGGGCTCTGGGTCGACTACGACCTGCAGACCACCATCCCCGGCCTCTTCGCGATCGGCGAGGCCAATTTCTCCGACCACGGCGCCAACCGGCTCGGAGCCTCGGCTCTGATGCAGGGACTCGCGGACGGCTACTTCGTCCTGCCGTCCACCATCAACGACTACCTCGCCCGCAACCCCCACGCCGACGAGATCGACGCGGGTCACCCCGCCGTCACCGAGGCCGTCGCCGAGACCGAGGACAGGCTCAACCTGCTCCTCGCCGTCGACGGGGACCGCACTCCGGACTCCTTCCACCGCGAGATCGGTGAACTCATGTGGGAGTTCTGCGGAATGGCACGGACCGAGACAGGGCTCCGCAAGGCCCTCGACCGGATCCCGCAGATCCGCGAGGAGTTCTGGCGCCGCGTCAAGGTGCCCGGCACCGGCGAGCAGTTCAACCAGTCGCTGGAGAAGGCCAACCGCGTCGTGGACTACCTGGAGCTCGCCGAGCTGATGTGCCTCGACGCGCTGCACCGGGCCGAGTCCTGCGGCGGCCACTTCCGTGAGGAGTCCCAGACCCCGGACGGTGAGGCCGCCCGCCGTGACGAGGAGTTCTCCTACGCCGCGGCCTGGGAGTTCAGCGCCTCCGGCGACGCTCCCGTCCTGCACAAGGAAGACCTCGTCTTCGAGTACGTCCACCCCACCCAGCGGAGCTACGCATGAAGCTCACCCTGCGCGTATGGCGCCAGCAGAACGCCGAGGCGCCCGGCGCCATGGCCACCTACGAAGTCGACGGCATCTCCCAGGACATGTCCTTCCTGGAGATGCTCGACACCCTCAACGAGGAACTCATCCTCGGCGGGGACGACCCCGTCGCGTTCGACCACGACTGCCGCGAGGGGATCTGCGGCGCGTGCAGCCTCGTCATCAACGGCGACGCCCACGGCCCGGAGCGGACCACCACCTGCCAGCTCCACATGCGGTCCTTCGACGACGGCGACACGATCGACATCGAGCCGTGGCGGGCCTCGGCCTTCCCCGTCGTCAAGGACCTCGTCGTCGACCGCTCCTCGTTCGACCGGATCATCCAGGCCGGCGGTTACATCTCCGCGCCCACCGGCACCGCGCCGGACGCGCACGCCACCCCGGTGCCCAAGCCGGACGCGGACTCCGCCTTCGAGCACGCCGAGTGCATCGGGTGCGGCGCCTGCGTGGCCGCCTGCCCGAACGGCTCGGCGATGCTCTTCACCTCGGCGAAGATCAACCACCTCAACGTCCTCCCGCAGGGCGCGCCCGAACGCGAGACCCGGGTCCTCGACATGGTCGCCACCATGGACGACGAGGGCTTCGGCGGCTGCACCCTCACCGGTGAGTGCGCCACGGCCTGCCCCAAGGGCATCCCGCTGCCGTCGATCACCGCGATGAACAAGGAGTGGCTGCGCGCCACCCGCAAGGTCCGCCGCTGATCCGGGCCGATCCGTCGCGGATCTGGGCTCAGCCCGGATCCGCCGCCCGGTTCCGACGGGAACCCGCATGTCGGTTCCCCGCGGGGAGCCCGTCCGTCCGCAGAGCCCTCGCCAGGTACGAGGCGGTACGGCTCCCCGCGGCGTGGGCGACCTCCCGCGGGGTGCCGGTGGCGACGATCCGGCCGCCCCGGTCCCCGCCGTCGGGTCCCAGATCGATCACATGGTCCGCGCCCGCCACCACTGCCATGTCGTGCTCCACGACGACCACGGTGTTCCCCGCGTCCACCAGGCCCTGCAACTGGCGCATCAGCACCTCGACATCGGCGGGGTGCAGCCCGGTCGTCGGCTCGTCCAGCAGGTAGAGCGTGTGTCCCCGCCGGGCGCGCTGCAGCTCGGAGGCGAGTTTGATGCGCTGCGCCTCACCGCCCGACAGCTCTGTCGCCGGCTGCCCGAGCCGCAGGTAGCCGAGTCCGACGTCGAGCAGGGCCCGCAGGCTCCGTTCGGCCGCCGGTGTCCCGGCGAGGAAACCCGCCGCCGCCTCCACCGTCAGATCGAGCACCCCGGCGATCGTCAGCCCGTTCAGGGTGACCTCGAGGGTCGGCGGGTTGTAGCGCGCGCCGTGACAGTCCGGGCAGGGCGCGTACGTGCTCGGGAGGAACAGCAGTTCCACGGAGACGAAGCCCTCGCCCTGGCAGGTCTCGCACCGCCCCCCGGCCACGTTGAACGAGAACCTGCCCGCCCGGTAACCGCGGGCCCTCGCCGTCTCCGTGGCCGCGAAGAGCTTGCGGACGACGTCGAAGAGCCCGGTGTAC is drawn from Streptomyces sp. NBC_00178 and contains these coding sequences:
- a CDS encoding SAM-dependent methyltransferase — its product is MERPAWAPQGIDISVPSVSRMYDFYLGGSHNFEVDREAARKAMEFMPGLPKVMQANRAFMRRAVQYATASGVNQFLDIGSGIPTFGNVHEVAQASDPESRIVYVDHDPVAVAHSQAVLEGNDRAVVVAADLRSPKEILENPEINALLDLDKPVALLLVAVLHFIEDADDPYGAVAELSAALVPGSLLVLTHASYEGIPLSQEEAGGTVGVYRTIRSPLVMRTRAEGSRFFDGYEMVEPGLVSMPDWRPESPGSRAQEDPFAFSGFAGVGRKA
- a CDS encoding LysR family transcriptional regulator, coding for MHFQQLAYFVAVAEARHFTRAAEDVHVSQPSLSQQIKALENELGAELFSRARGNIALTDAGEALLPLARRILADADTARHEVQELVQLRRGRIRLGATPSVCTGLLPDVLRAFHAEHPGIQLLIEEGGSHDLVRQLARGALDLALLVLPLPAGSPALTTVELLHEDLVVVSSASRPAPGRKGSVTVADLENEPLVMFRHGYDLRELTVAACRAEGFEPTFTVEGGEMDAVLGFVRAGLGIAVVPRMVAVRAGHDLRTTPLATPSLRRTIALAHRSDVEPPRAARELQRMLLGSEPPVAPAAAGGPDPAGG
- a CDS encoding class F sortase, encoding MGRDQWGGERIRYTPWGAIALVMLTGLALMRNGAETSPGPPQPAAAASVAGPRDTPPSAPAGGEPVQPLAYAPAQRVQIPSIQVDAPIVDVNLDPAGWIEAPPAQDPNLAGWYQNGIAPGQRGTSVLVGHVDNLAGPAVFYGLGSLSKGQHIEVSRYDDRTAVFEIYGVEVFAKNDFPGPRVYGDTGYAELRVITCGGGYTKADGYDGNVVVFARLVETR
- a CDS encoding bestrophin-like domain is translated as MSEWLVLTIAMASACAVVLTIAVLSNRRLAEDDDPSETPDVIEYMTMMIGVVYAIVLGLAIAGVWEGRSAAQESVRLEAQALHEVSARSAVYPVEVRDRIRSDVDAYVAHVVGDEWRYMTDHGALTEEGTRLLDRVRADVTEYKPRNDHEGQAYQPLVDQVAAVDDARGSRGQNAGATMPGVVWFGLITGALVTVGLIFTLQIRRTFRELLLAGLFSVLIAFLLFLIWDFDAPFGRGISATTAPFVDLFPHATGG
- a CDS encoding putative bifunctional diguanylate cyclase/phosphodiesterase, which produces MSIPAQSSGAPDAEPDGPEGRLRRFATIWSRAIFPSTATSLTRPEFEEHLLPLARELDRALHARAFDATPAHGVGASLVAAHCTDPDALSSTLGVVDSYLVLYCGGNGPVELSTEDSRARCARIQHALAGGFSQALRERTLAEQEAIARSALTARSQAEQALHATEARFRAVFKDAAIGIGIADLDGNILEINDTLTKMFGGLENHVRSHKVNEWVHPEDSPHVWKYYDELVRGEREHYSVEKPYYRNDGTVLWTNLTVSLLRDAEGRPEYQLALMEDTTERRLLNLRLRYEATHDALTGLPNRTLFFERLEKALAPREGMRFGLCYLDLDGFKAINDSLGHAAGDRLLVEVADRLQSCATAPGEMVARLGGDEFVALTTGPRTQDEVHELAGRILSALATPVRLDGRELTVRGSIGVVEGPSGERSAAEVLRSADITMYRAKAAGGNRFALADAESDARAITRHGLTTALPAALDRGEFFIEYQPLVHLGDGSVHGAEALVRWCHPQHGVLGPDRFIPLAEHTGLIVPLGRWVLEESVRQANFWQERHTDGGPLRINVNLSPTQLHHPRLVAETVDVLERSGLEPGALCLEVTESALIGADDDLLKPLRQLAEMGVDIALDDFGTGYSNLANLRRLPVSVLKLDRSFTQGMQHHPADPVDLKIVEGIVSLAHSLDLAVTVEGVETRAQADQLRQLGCDTAQGWYYARPGAPDAIHALLLADAV
- a CDS encoding SCO0930 family lipoprotein, with the protein product MNTWRNASLAVTAAALLALTTACGQEQGPASPNGQPVGNAAAQAPADSGYGSDGGYGSDVGADSAPKEAGQLAVWDSKKLGEVLTDSEGFTLYRFDKDTAEPPKSNCEGDCAKTWPVVSAGNATAAAGTDADLIGEVTRADGTKQLTVGGWPMYRYAKDTGPGETNGQGVGGTWFVSAPDGKKAVANADGADAAEPADLAGLSVRKDPKLGDIVVDKRGMTVYRFKKDSAWPMKSACTGECLKKWPVVAPVSKNDVDGVTTKGFVTFNRPDGIKQQSIDCWPVYTFSGDAKPGDTNGQGVGGTWYAVSPEAKLVGAPK